AGTCAAACAAAACGTCATTGTCAATCTCTTACTTGTTGGGTCCAAGCTGGGGTTTAAAAATAGATACTAGGACTGATAATCCATAATAATTTTCACAGCTAAGAGCTTATgtagttttttttgtttataaaaGAGAGACAGCTTCGATATTTTTTCGAAGTCCTCTATATTCATTCTACTCTTAATTTTCTGTCCTCATTTTCTtccctttttaatttctttggtCGTTTAATTACTCCAATTAAACACACAAGTCACAATTTGTGGCCATGGGAACTCAAGCTCCATCAAGTTACGACGACTCCAAGgtaactctctctctcttctagTTTCTTTGTGTATCTCTGTGCATGAATTTAACGTATATACACAGATAATATCAAAGTGTATTATGACTGTTAATTTTCCTCATCTTTTAGGTACTTGTTCCCATTTTCTTACCAACAATTGCTTGTAACTATATAGTATTGTTTAATTACTTCGTACATGTCAGTTGTATATAAAAGTTAAACTCTATATTATGTGGATATCAAGAATTTCCATGAATGTTGTGTGAGATGTGCTAAATATTTGAAATGCTTTGTTGAGTTTTAGATCTCGAAAAATAACATGTCTCTTattccaaaaaggaaaaaaaaaacctgTCTCTtgttccaaaaaaataaaatgaagaagaagaacctgtCTCTCTCGTTTCTGTGTTCATTTAATTCTATTTAATTTGGTTCATGAGAAAACTATGAATTTACCTAGCTCTTTCTTGTTTGTTTGGTGGTCTAGAATCAATCTTGAACAAGTCAAACTAATATTATTGGAtcctatataaaaaaataataattaggatCATTAAATTCAGTTTAAACGTTGCATGTGCGTACATCACGTTAGGTCAGTAGGTTACTTTCAAAGGATTTTAATTACTTATTAATTGACAAACGGTGAATTCACGGCAACTTGCTATAGAGCAAGTCGTCTGAAGTTTTCAGTTGACTTTCATACTATACAAATCTGAAACTATTAGTACTACCTCTTTTTAATTACCAGTGAGTCACATGGATTATTGATTTAaaatccttttttaaaaaaatttcacaGCTTTACACCAAGTTGCACGTTGATTTGAATCTGAAaccatttaattttatttttttatcctaTCAAGTTACTTAATTTTTTAGGTTACCAAATTAGCTTACTAAAGACAATTACCTGATAATCGCTTTGACTTGTAGTGCGAAAATAATTATGTTAGTGTATACAAGTTAAACCTTTTGAAACAATCAAAATTGGGGTAAATTTTAAGAAGGATCTGTTTTACGCGAGGATTGAAATATTTGGGACAGACCATTACTGCATGATAGAAATGTATTCGTATAAGGTGTTTAAACCAAACTAATAAATAGATGGCAAGTGTTAGAACATACACAACTATCAAActataatatttttactttattaaatAACTAAACTATAATAAGTTGTACTATTGGATTGTTTATCATCTTCATCATGTTTCAGATagtattaatttgttaatttcacttaaaattgGATTTATTATGAAATGACTGCAGGTAGATACAAGAACAGAAGAAGAGAAAGCAATCGACGCGTGGCTTCCCATTACTTCTTCTAGGAATGCAAAATGGTGGTATTCAGCTTTTCACAATGTTACTGCTATGGTTGGTGCTGGTGTCCTCAGTCTTCCTTATGCCATGGCGGAGCTTGGATGGTACAATACTCATGTTTTACTAACATATAAAGGTTACATATATCATTAGTGCACAGAAAGTAAACTCAATTATTATACATATTGTTACTGAAATGAATTTAATTTTGGACGTAATTTCAGGGGACCTGGCGTAACTGTGATGATACTATCTTGGATTATCACTTTATACACTCTATGGCAAATGGTTGAAATGCACGAAATGGTTCCAGGGAAACGTTTCGATAGATATCATGAGTTGGGGCAACATGCTTTTGGGGAAAAGCTTGGACTATGGATTGTTGTACCCCAACAACTAATTGTCGAAGTTGGTGTTGACATTGTTTATATGGTCACCGGAGGAAAATCACTCCAGAAGGTCCACGAATTGGTTTGCAAACATGAAGACGGTTGTGCACAAATCAAACTTTCATACTTCATCATGATATTTGCCTCTGTCCATTTTGTGCTCTCTCATCTTCCCAATTTCAATTCCATAGCTGGTGTGTCTTTGGCTGCAGCTGTTATGTCCTTAAGGTAAAGACATTTTGCTTATTTTCTTACGTCTTTTAAATGTCGATAGTGTTATTAACTTTTTGCATATATGTATGTGATGATGAAGTTACTCAACAATTGCTTGGGGGGCATCAGTTAAGAAAGGTGTACAACCTAATGTGGATTATGGGTACAAAGCTCACAGCACGGCAGGAACCATTTTTGATTTTCTCAGCGGATTGGGAGAAGTGGCTTTTGCATATGCGGGTCATAATGTGGTGTTGGAGATTCAAGCTACAATCCCTTCAACACCTGACAAACCTTCGAAAGTACCTATGTGGAGGGGAGTTGTTGTTGCTTACATAATTGTGGCGCTCTGTTACTTCCCTGTTGCTTTTATTGGATACTGGATGTTTGGAAATGCAGTGGATGacaacattctcatctctttgAACAAACCTACATGGCTCATTGTCATGGCTAACATGTTTGTCGTAGTCCATGTTATTGGAAGCTATCAGGTACCATGTTCTGATCTAAGTTGCAAAAGTTAACTTACATTTAATTAATGCGTTCCATTTGCCTAacgaaacattttttttttttatcttatgaTGTTGTAGATTTATGCAATGCCAGTGTTTGACATGATTGAAACCGTGCTTGTTAAGAAACTTAGGTTCAGACCTACTTGGTACTTGCGATTTGTTACCAGAAACATCTATGTTGGTAAGTCATGACTTGTCTTCATTTAATTCATCGCATACTATAAAACTTTTTCCCAAATTGGTACACGCCAATTCCATTTCGCTCGATTGAAAGAGCCATCAATCACTATGATCTCTTTCTTAGAAAAGAAATTTCGTAAATTCTGCCTTTTTTTCTCCCACTCT
The sequence above is a segment of the Solanum dulcamara chromosome 11, daSolDulc1.2, whole genome shotgun sequence genome. Coding sequences within it:
- the LOC129874110 gene encoding lysine histidine transporter 1-like, which gives rise to MGTQAPSSYDDSKVDTRTEEEKAIDAWLPITSSRNAKWWYSAFHNVTAMVGAGVLSLPYAMAELGWGPGVTVMILSWIITLYTLWQMVEMHEMVPGKRFDRYHELGQHAFGEKLGLWIVVPQQLIVEVGVDIVYMVTGGKSLQKVHELVCKHEDGCAQIKLSYFIMIFASVHFVLSHLPNFNSIAGVSLAAAVMSLSYSTIAWGASVKKGVQPNVDYGYKAHSTAGTIFDFLSGLGEVAFAYAGHNVVLEIQATIPSTPDKPSKVPMWRGVVVAYIIVALCYFPVAFIGYWMFGNAVDDNILISLNKPTWLIVMANMFVVVHVIGSYQIYAMPVFDMIETVLVKKLRFRPTWYLRFVTRNIYVAFTMFVGITFPFFGGLLGFFGGFAFAPTTYFLPCIMWLAIYKPRRWSLSWMANWICIIFGVLLMVLAPIGGLRSIIVQAKTYKFYN